The following are from one region of the Coffea eugenioides isolate CCC68of chromosome 2, Ceug_1.0, whole genome shotgun sequence genome:
- the LOC113763894 gene encoding uncharacterized protein LOC113763894 has product MDNSGKRQSMNDRKMNDAEDRTDRSNGGSGCSDDSTSTLNASSSVLRPSSSISRGSEVTAEILAEEGGNLLLQQSDRVDNLVQWLRALDVQVIGACRADERLKPLLKLNASTGAAEDRLLAQLTQQFEPSEVGMLARCLCAPLVSVRVGRINKIGGLFCPTATRGNLNLTLLPTSDLRISFIGDDGLLERLVTLTSETQCSAVEIEEILADKSGRSFCVKIPSDEIFYFWCSEKSRLLGIELLRKMKDLLKRKPCLAELTGISESRLESFAIHLRAYLVGPTLTNACGIPAVSLTSSLDTSVETSELNVQSPVGSSKPSRSRQSLGQGSKTSPLYQGSLSPRPSSFKEGVARNLASLRSVSRERLRRRGDSYLSCIDNLAAMPSASGPIASSLNHAEDKLEEATETSLFPPSTRLESVPLREDNVLGSSNQVSSMGSSLSSPLYCWCPPVASTRQCATESLQCSTTSSDLVSLPTLLQVTRSSGLLASKPPLNLADVVPLDFPPLLPEPLVRLPLSIPASQQIPTFTPLMCDPIVHIPVIDVCSSGQGYLVSAGPAISNAIPPMCPNLASPLVPEADSMVEKSARETLRLLINSSNQPNPPLMGVLPSVLTDGSQMENILSVGSRGLYSGTRDIDAITSSVAAIGFVSSSDRFVLKRCIDRDNLEQEMEKADGSCGSSSDDGFPKSRDGRFD; this is encoded by the exons ATGGATAACTCGGGAAAAAGGCAATCGATGAACGATCGGAAGATGAACGATGCAGAGGATCGCACCGATCGATCCAATGGCGGCAGCGGTTGTTCCGATGATTCGACATCAACCCTTAATGCTTCGTCTAGTGTATTGCGGCCGAGTTCTTCGATTTCGCGAGGTTCGGAGGTGACGGCGGAGATCTTGGCGGAGGAGGGCGGGAATTTACTGCTCCAGCAAAGCGATAGAGTCGATAATCTTGTGCAGTGGCTTCGCGCGCTGGATGTGCAGGTTATCGGTGCTTGTCGGGCTGACGAGAGGCTGAAGCCGTTGCTCAAGCTGAATGCCTCCACCGGTGCTGCTGAAGATCGCTTGCTTGCTCAGTTGACCCAG CAGTTTGAGCCATCAGAGGTTGGCATGCTAGCAAGGTGCTTGTGTGCCCCCCTTGTTTCTGTTCGCGTTGGAAGGATCAACAAGATAGGGGGCCTTTTTTGTCCAACTGCTACAAG GGGAAATTTGAATCTCACACTTTTGCCAACGTCTGACTTGCGCATTTCATTTATTGGAGATGATGGTTTGCTAGAGCGACTTGTAACCTTGACATCTGAGACTCAGTGTTCTGCTGTGGAAATTGAAGAGATCTTAGCTGATAAGTCTGGACGTTCTTTCTGTGTAAAGATCCCCAGTGATGAGATCTTTTACTTTTGGTGTTCTGAAAAGTCTAGGCTTCTGGGGATTGAATTGCTCAGAAAG ATGAAGGATCTGTTGAAAAGAAAACCTTGTCTGGCTGAGTTAACTGGAATTAGCGAATCACGCCTGGAGAGTTTTGCAATTCATCTTCGAGCTTATCTGGTTGGACCAACGTTGACTAATGCTTGTGGAATTCCTGCTGTTTCGTTAACCTCATCTCTAGATACCTCAGTTGAAACTTCTGAACTTAATGTTCAATCGCCGGTAGGATCTTCAAAGCCGTCTCGTTCCAGGCAGAGTTTAGGTCAAGGATCAAAGACCAGCCCACTCTATCAGGGTAGTCTCAGCCCTAGGCCTAGTTCCTTTAAAGAAGGTGTAGCAAGGAACCTAGCGTCCTTGAGAAGTGTTTCCAGGGAAAGGTTGCGGCGACGTGGTGACAGCTATTTATCATGCATTGACAATCTAGCTGCGATGCCATCTGCCAGTGGCCCAATTGCTTCTAGTTTAAACCACGCTGAGGATAAACTTGAAGAAGCAACTGAAACTAGTCTATTCCCTCCATCCACTCGTCTGGAGTCTGTACCTCTTCGTGAGGATAATGTTCTTGGCTCGTCAAACCAAGTTTCTTCCATGGGTTCTTCTCTTTCCTCTCCTCTTTATTGCTGGTGCCCTCCTGTTGCATCAACTCGGCAATGTGCCACAGAAAGTTTACAGTGTTCTACAACATCATCTGACTTGGTGTCTCTACCAACTTTGTTACAAGTTACTAGGTCATCTGGCCTTTTGGCATCGAAGCCACCTCTTAACCTGGCAGATGTTGTTCCTTTAGATTTCCCCCCTCTTCTGCCAGAGCCGTTGGTTAGGTTGCCATTGTCTATTCCTGCTTCGCAGCAGATCCCTACCTTTACACCCTTGATGTGTGACCCGATCGTTCACATTCCTGTAATTGATGTGTGCTCCTCTGGCCAAGGTTATTTAGTAAGTGCTGGCCCTGCTATTTCTAATGCTATTCCACCAATGTGTCCAAATCTGGCTAGTCCACTCGTTCCTGAAGCAGATTCTATGGTGGAAAAGAGTGCAAGGGAGACGCTCCGCTTGCTTATTAACAGTTCTAATCAGCCCAACCCGCCATTGATGGGTGTGTTGCCTTCGGTTTTGACAGATGGTAGTCAGATGGAAAACATTCTCTCAGTTGGGAGCAGGGGTCTTTACAGCGGAACAAGGGACATCGATGCAATTACAAGTAGCGTGGCAGCTATAGGCTTTGTGTCGTCATCTGATAGATTTGTCCTTAAAAGATGCATTGACAGAGATAACCTGGAGCAGGAAATGGAGAAAGCAGATGGCTCTTGTGGGTCCAGTTCTGATGATGGTTTTCCCAAGTCTAGGGACGGGAGATTCGATTGA